Sequence from the Phragmites australis chromosome 6, lpPhrAust1.1, whole genome shotgun sequence genome:
TGGCCGGGATCCACCCCCACCACCGCATCGGTGCGCCCCCCTTCCTCTCTCAGCACCCGTTTTTTCGTCTTGTCTCGGCTTCGTACTTACTAACTACGCTTGCTTGCTTGGCTGCCTGGCTGGATGCATGCAGCGGTGGGGGTCTCCGGCGGGCCGGACTCCATGGCGCTGTGCGTGCTCGCGGCGGCGTGGAAGAAGTCGGCGGAGGAAGGATTCGGGTGGAATGCCGGGGAGGAGGTCTCCGTCACCCCGGGGTTCGTGGATGGTCTCCTGGGCGTCGTCATCGACCACGGGCTGCGGCCCGAGAGCGCGGAGGAGGCGCAGCTAGTGCGGGACCGCGTGCGAGGCATGGGTAATCTCCCGTGCTTAATCACGTCGAACTAATTGTTTGATCTTTATTGCAAACTTATTTAGATTTAGTCGAGCCCCTGCACACACTTTTTAGACTTTCAGCTCTGTTTATTTCATTAAGAGATGACCAAATCGTTGGCATCTGCACACATTGCGGTTGTGGTGCTGGACCTGGAGAGTAATCCTAAGGTCTTGCCTGTGTTGGAAGATTTAGGGCGTTGAGATTATAACTGGAGTCACAACTCTGGTCTTGATCTGTTTTTGAGGTTAGATGATTTCGCTGTAGGTGTTCAGTGTGAGATTGCTAAATGTGAGTGGTCAGATGGTCGCCCGAAGCAAGGTCATGTGCAAGAGGCAGCCCGTGAAATGAGGTAGTCATGCTTTGCCCCTTGTTTAACACAGTGCTACTGGGATAATTTTACTTGGTTCGAACTCAGCATTGGTGGTTAAATGCTGAAAGGTTTCGTACATTTAGTTTGCTCTGGTATTATCTGAAATGTATATCAAACTTTTAAGATTGGCTGGATAATGTTAAGGGCATGTAGCAAATAATTGTTTGTGTTCTTGTTAACCTATCCATACATGGTCGTAGAAGCTAAAAACATGGTATTTGTAGAATATTCGTAACTTTGTGCTGTGGTTAATGTAGCAAGATCCTGTATTGGTCCCGTGGTGCACACAATTCAGGTTTCTGTCAAACACGATGTTCTTCTTCCCATTTCCTTGATAAAACATCATTACATACCATGTGTGCAATATGATCAAGGTCTATTTAACTTGTTATTCATCAGCATCCTAAAGCCACTTGTGTGTTCAATTGTTCATACCCTCCTGGTGTGGCACTTTTTTATCCACTGGTCAGGCTACTAGGCCACTGCCCTGGGCTACTAGAGAACCACTTGCGCTGCTGCTTGCATCTTGAGCATCTTAAGAACCACTCATATTTTCCAGAACACGCAACCAACTCGGTGCTTAACTTAACACAGCTCTAAGAAGAATGGAACAAAGCTTGCAATCGCTCACATCCTTGGGCTTTCTTCCTGATACAAACCTATTGAGCTGTTTTGTGTCCCGTTATGTGCAACCTGTTATCCACCACTCCCCACTTTCCAAAAGTCAACCCTTTCTTGATTGATTCATTTCTTCCTTTTGGGTTTATGAAAATTGGCATTGTTCCTTGTTTATCCTGGTCCTGGGCGTACAGTTAGTGCAACAACTGCCACGTGTATTCTACCTGATATGTTACCGTGGAGCAGTTTTATGTAGTACGAGACTTATTGTACCGTGGAGCAGTTTTACCGTGGAGCAGTTCACTATTAGCAACTAGTacttcaaaataattttatgcaACTTCGGTTAATTGTCATGTTTGGCTAAAGCCCAAAGTGATGATATTTTCATATTAGTGAGTTCGCGCAAAATCTGTACAAATAAATGATCTACACCATCAACAACTCGCCTCACTACGGGCTGATTTGTTGGAAACAACACTTCGCCAAACATTTTGTATCAAAATATGCACGTGCTTATTTTGTGGTGGACGAATCCTTTGCAACAATTGTGGAATAAATTTCTTAAGAAATCATGTTTATGACACGTGGAGCATAGAGCTAAGAAAGGTGACATGCCATAAGTTCGCCAAGGAACCAAACACTAACCTAAGAAAGTCTAATTCGCTCAAGTGCCACGAATTGTGCCTTCCAACCAAAGGCCCCCTTAATTCTACTCCTGATATGTTCTACCTGATCTTTTGTgcactctccaatctatttTTATATGGTTATACTAAAACATTTTTTACAGCGTTGCTTTTTGTACAAATGGACAGATCTTTTCAACCCAAACAAAGAACTATTGAAACTATGAGTTAGACATTCTGCAAAGGCCGCAACATTCAACTTTGCATAACATGATAGATTGGAAATTAATGTTGTGGCCTTTGTGgcatatttgtatttatttatctaaaCTCTGCAGTGCCAGTTCTTTGTGCCAATTTATTTGCATATGGAGAACATGTTCAGCTTGATAAAGTCTAATGTGTTACTAAATTCAGGTACGGAAAACTATTGGACATTTGTATAAAGCAACAAATTGGAATCTTGCTTATTGCACACCACTTTGATGACCAGGTCTGTTAAGGTGGATTTTTATTATTCTTGCCTTTTGGATGTTAATGGCAAAGTCATCCCCTTTTTAGAATTGTGGTTTCACAAATAATAATTAGTTGTCAGTAGTAAATAACCTGGTATCCAATGATAATAGGTCACATAATTGAATATATATTTGGAATTGTCTCTTATTCGGTTATATGCCATGACTGGGAATATTGTTGGGGAGTTGATGAAAAATTTCAATTGTTGGTGAGTTGATGAAAAATTTCTTATTGTTTGATGTTTGATCAAAAGTTCCTACTTGGCAGTACATGTTCTCTTGTACACTAGCTTTTGGAACTTTTGGGTACGGAGCTAGAGTTAGATATGGTACTGTTGTGTTATTATGTACTACcgtgtcttttcttttttgcccaTTTTGTAGGAAACAAATGGATATGTAATTGAATGAACTAATGGTTTGGATTTTAAACTGAATAGCCTTTTACTTTTAAGCTGTAACAATTTTCATTGCACTGCCAAATTGAGGATGGATGAATACGCTGCATACTTGTGTGATGTGCATTTCAGTTTCATGATATTTATGTACGATTTACTAATTGTTTATGTATTTACTTGTGTCTGAATGAGTCCAGTCTTGTAAATGCAGGCAGAGCTCTTTGTTCTCAGACTATCTCGCAACAGTGGGGTTCTAGGGCTTGCTGGTACAGCCTTTGTGTCCCAATTGTTTGCACCTAATTTGAAATATGATGGAGAGAATTTTCGACGGTATGGCATTCTTCTTGTGCGGCCCATGCTTGAATTTTCAAAAGATGACATGTATAAGGTAAGCCGAAACCTCACTATATGTGGAATAGTAATGCATGTTTCCAGTGGATGCttaattcaacaaaaaaacaatATGCAATTTTCTCTTTTAGAGAGACATTttatcagaacttctgattcTGAAGTTCGGCCAAACAGCTTGTCTTTAATGAATTGCGTTGTTGCACACATTCAACAATTTCTCGGtcataacaaaaaaaatacaattttctTAAGGTGGAGTTAACCTCTTTTCTTAAAACATAAAGCTATTTCTTGTGGACAATTTTGAGGTGTTTCTCCATTGATTCTTGCTGTCAATATGTTTAAGAATGATCTAGGTATTCTTATGGTTAGCAATTCGCAACCGGGTTTGGACGTCGGATAAATTGTTTCGTCACGGTCTGCAGCATCCAGAATATTGCCCTCTATGTGATCAGGGAGAGGAAACATCCCAACACATCCTCACCAATTGTGTGTTTGCCTGTGAGGTTTGGTTTCAGATCCTCTTGTGTCTCGGCCTCCAAGAATGCACACAAACCAACAGGACTTAATCTTTGCGGATTGGTGGAGGATGGCCCATCATAGAGTTGACAAGCCCTACCGTAAGGGATTCAACTCTTTAGTCATACTAGTGGCTTGATCGCTGTGGAAGCATCGCAATGCTTGTGTATTTGAAGGAGCTTCTCCTCGGGTCCAAGAGGTGCTAGGGAATATCTCACATGAAATACACCTTTGGAATATAGCAAGTGCCAGAGGGCTGGGAGCCTTATGGCCGAGGTAGTGTGCTGCCCTATGGCCTTGGTTGTGTCTTGCTCTATAGTTAGTGACAAGTCTTGTTCTTTctgtcctaggaaggtggtgtgagTAGCGACCCTCCCACCTTTTGGGAACATATATGTACCTTTCTTCTTTTattaatacaaagatacgcagctctcctacatgttcgagaaaaaaaaaagaatgatcttttttttaatgtggCACTTACCTAATTTGTTAGTCATTTTTCACAGATATGTCAACATAGTAATCAATCCTGGGTGGAAGATCCAACAAATAATAGTATGCTGTATGTTAGAAACCGAATTCGGGCATCTCTGAGAAATTTATCCACCGAAGGTTAGCAGCTGTACTTAAGCTGCCATGTCTGATTCATTTTTGTAGTTCTTTTGTGTTCTCAAAATCTGTTTGTTGTCTATATAGGATTTTTTTGCATCAGTCTTCTTGTActgttattacttttattttttactattactaatacCTTTATTATcactattgttttctcatcatctttttagttagatcttgtgggtttcatctctagcctgcccaaacttgcttgggacaaaggctttgttgttgttgtctatataggatttttttttaaatcaaagtTATGCTTGTTTTTAGTTAATCAAGTAATCAACTACTCAATGCGAAATATATTTGCGACTTCAAATGTGCAATCCATAGACTTTTGACAAATTTGCTAAGCTTGGTTTAGCATGGCTATATTTTGCACATGCTAAAGTTCACGCTTTGTTGAGTATGATGTTCTCTCATGATTGTCTGTGATTATACGCCGTTATGGTTATTGCAATAACAACTGACTCTTTATCCACTTACACTTTAGTAATTCACCATTAGTTTCTATTACAGTATATTTGCAtacagaaaaaatagaaaattatgaaaccagtTTCCAGGAAAAAATCTACACAATCACCGTCACATGTTCAATCTTGATATTAAAATGGTTATCGGTAGCCAAATTTAAAAGGTGTGACTGCAAATATCCCAAAACAACTGTCTTTTGTGTCTGAAAGGAGTGCCTTATACATATTTTGCACATGCCTTATATTCATTTGACAAGCTTTTGGTTATATCAGGTACCTTTCTGTCAGGAATCCACAAACTTATCAATGCATGCCGGTTGACACGAACATGTATTGATAGTGCCTGCAGTGTGATTGTAAAAAAGTCTGTGTCAATTTTGGAGGTCTCACCTTATTTTCTACTTAGATCTGAAGTCTCCTACTGTCCTAGTCTTAGGTGATTATTGAATTTGTTAGGCTGACTCTCTGTGTTGCAGTATGGATATGCTGTTATTGACCTGGAAAAGCTTGATCCATTAAATGTTGATGATCTTTGTCTTTCACAATATTTAGCATATATCTTGCAGGTATATATTAAATTAGACACATTTTTCATCATTTGGTAGTAGCACCTTTTGTCACATGTTCAAATTTTCTTTGTTGCAGTTTATTTCACAAAGACACAGGCCAATTCGTGGTAGATCTGCTCGACTACTTATGGATTACATCCGTAGCATTCCCTGCAAGGTTATTTCAACTTAACTATTTCAGTGTTGTCTTGCAAACTTCTGAAATGAGTAATTCTTACATGCAAGTCTTAGCTTTTTTTTcatagtttttgtttttttgggtTAGATTCTTTTAAACAGCTGATTTGAAAAGTAATCAACTTGAAAAACAAGCCCAGGGGAGTCCCCTTTTTGGACTGTTTCAGTTGTTCTCACCTACCTTACTTTGCATCTCACTGCTTTTTGTAAACTGGTTACGGCTGTAGCAGTTCTTTTTTCAATGTCAACATGCATTCGCCAGAAATTGTGGACCATTAAGTAGGAAGGTTTATCTTCAGTTGTTTATGGTGGGAGCTAATGAGATTAGTCTTTTCTGGATGTATGATCCTTTTGGATGTCTCCTAACAAAACCTGCTTTCCAACTCTTTGAATTAGTCATGTACTGGCTTGCATATATGAACTGTAGGATATACACTATTTGGCTCATATGCTGGCACATGATACATACAAGATAAAACATATATGCTTACATGATCAGTCATTATGTTATGGCTATGGAATATCTTTCTGAATCTAACAGCAATGCTTGTATCTCATGCAGGGTGCCCTTACTGTAGCTGGTTGTTACCTTTGTGCTGCTCCAAGGTCGAAAGGTACAGAAGTACTTGTTTGTTGTTCTGTTGACTGGATGGAATTATCTTCTGTTGAAATGTCCTACAAGTGTTCGTATGAAGAGCAGGCACTTCCAGTACCTGAGATTGATCAGATAGCCCTTGAGGCTCGTTTGCACTCTAAGCACTTTATACAGAAGTGCTCAAGCATACCTTCTGTGTATTCTAAATCTTCCATTGATGTTCTGAACAAAGCAAAGGATCTCAACATAATAGATGATTTTACATTAAAAAATCTCTGTTACTTGAGAACAGAAGAATATGATAAATTTATTAAGAAAGAAGAACATAAACATGAAGAATATGACCTGGAGAAAACAAAGTTCCCAGATTGTAATGTTTTGAGCCTTTGTCCTGGTGAAACATGTCACTTCATGAGCAGATTCTTGATTACATGGAAAGGTCTGGAAGATGTTGTGAATGGAATATGTTTGCATGACAATAAAGAATATATTTCCAAGTATTGTACTCTGAATCAGGATGGAAATCTTGAAATTCGGCACATGGTTGATGCCGACTGGTTgttccttgctgaaatttctaacaTCTGTTCAGTGGAAGAGAACCTGAGTAATTCAAAAGCTTCCGGTAGCAAGTTAGAGACTGATAATGTTCTGCAGCACTCCAGATATTTGCA
This genomic interval carries:
- the LOC133922303 gene encoding probable tRNA(Ile)-lysidine synthase, producing the protein MPPLLSLRPSASHRFPLRRLLLFRCSASTSSGCANPSPSIAPYHASFSRRMALAGIHPHHRIAVGVSGGPDSMALCVLAAAWKKSAEEGFGWNAGEEVSVTPGFVDGLLGVVIDHGLRPESAEEAQLVRDRVRGMGVQCEIAKCEWSDGRPKQGHVQEAAREMRYGKLLDICIKQQIGILLIAHHFDDQAELFVLRLSRNSGVLGLAGTAFVSQLFAPNLKYDGENFRRYGILLVRPMLEFSKDDMYKICQHSNQSWVEDPTNNSMLYVRNRIRASLRNLSTEGTFLSGIHKLINACRLTRTCIDSACSVIVKKSVSILEYGYAVIDLEKLDPLNVDDLCLSQYLAYILQFISQRHRPIRGRSARLLMDYIRSIPCKGALTVAGCYLCAAPRSKGTEVLVCCSVDWMELSSVEMSYKCSYEEQALPVPEIDQIALEARLHSKHFIQKCSSIPSVYSKSSIDVLNKAKDLNIIDDFTLKNLCYLRTEEYDKFIKKEEHKHEEYDLEKTKFPDCNVLSLCPGETCHFMSRFLITWKGLEDVVNGICLHDNKEYISKYCTLNQDGNLEIRHMVDADWLFLAEISNICSVEENLSNSKASGSKLETDNVLQHSRYLQRSAQKALQILRSIPAAARRTLPVLTSSQGDIMCIPSIGFRCCPSLFIEAVFYPRVPLGGGYSSYL